A window of Calliopsis andreniformis isolate RMS-2024a chromosome 3, iyCalAndr_principal, whole genome shotgun sequence contains these coding sequences:
- the LOC143177134 gene encoding uncharacterized protein LOC143177134 gives MRYSFAMICLIAYLSSIKGYSIGHEKFCRYWCKTSDDRYYCCPTGKKEGWMEYAWHSFLYPWLWISTNEPPIFYPWWSEVFIEDKDKETTKQCPPLRTECPRSYDWYLPPVLCHHDKDCDQSEKCCHDVCLEHKTCKHGE, from the coding sequence ATGCGTTATTCATTTGCGATGATTTGCCTCATCGCTTACCTTTCTTCCATAAAAGGCTACAGTATAGGCCACGAGAAATTTTGCAGATACTGGTGCAAGACATCTGATGATCGATACTATTGCTGTCCAACGGGTAAAAAGGAAGGTTGGATGGAATACGCTTGGCATTCTTTTTTGTATCCGTGGTTATGGATAAGCACTAATGAGCCACCTATATTCTACCCATGGTGGTCGGAGGTATTTATTGAAGACAAAGACAAAGAAACTACAAAACAGTGTCCGCCGTTAAGAACCGAATGTCCACGAAGTTACGATTGGTATTTACCTCCAGTTCTTTGTCATCACGACAAAGATTGCGACCAATCCGAAAAATGTTGCCATGATGTCTGTCTGGAGCACAAAACGTGCAAGCACGGCGAATAA